From a single Oreochromis niloticus isolate F11D_XX linkage group LG3, O_niloticus_UMD_NMBU, whole genome shotgun sequence genomic region:
- the LOC100710782 gene encoding immunoglobulin kappa light chain-like isoform X5, which produces MASAHIVFYLICLFLGVIAQKNNMHLSSSAHEEARFISAKSGDSVTLHCYFEQNVAAWFYWYKQTLGETPKLISTFFESKTNVVQIHDPFKNSARFTLDNEKGNNHLIISDLSVSDSATYYCICSYVYASTFLETIIVSVNDSDLKIRALVHQSASETIQPGGSVSLHCMVHTMLSCDGEHSVYWFKDSQDSQPALIYTHGVRNDQCERKANKRTHTCVYNLRMESLNVSHAGIYYCAVASCGHILFGNGTKLDFGGFTVRQDSPALMYFLSAALTLTTIISVLSTFLVYKMKKRNNCQSREHPRGQPSLCCFEKN; this is translated from the exons ATGGCATCTGCACACATTGTCTTCTATCTGATATGTTTGTTCTTGGGTGTAATTG CTCAGAAGAACAACATGCATTTATCCTCCTCTGCTCATGAAGAAGCACGTTTTATATCAGCTAAATCTGGAGACAGTGTGACTTTACATTGTTACTTTGAACAGAATGTTGCTGCATGGTTTTACTGGTATAAACAAACTTTAGGAGAGACACCAAAACTTATTTCTACCTTCTTTGAGTCAAAAACCAATGTTGTACAAATTCATGATCCATTCAAAAATAGTGCACGCTTCACACTAGATAATGAAAAAGGAAATAATCATTTGATTATCTCAGACTTAAGTGTTTCAGACTCAGCAACTTACTACTGTATATGTTCCTATGTGTACGCGTCAACATTCTTAGAGACCATTATTGTCAGTGTCAATGATTCTGATTTAAAGATAAGAGCTTTAGTTCATCAGTCAGCATCTGAGACCATCCAGCCAGGAGGCTCTGTAAGTCTGCACTGTATGGTGCACACTATGCTGAGCTGTGATGGAGAACACAGTGTTTACTGGTTCAAAGACTCTCAAGACTCTCAACCAGCTCTCATTTACACCCATGGAGTCAGGAATGATCAGTGTGAGAGGAAAGCCAATAAAAGAACACACACCTGTGTCTATAACTTGAGAATGGAGAGCCTGAATGTGTCTCACGCTGGGATCTACTACTGTGCTGTCGCCTCATGTGGACACATACTGTTTGGAAACGGGACCAAGCTGGACTTTGGGG GATTTACAGTTCGGCAAGATTCTCCTGCCCTGATGTATTTCTTAAGCGCAGCTTTAACACTCACCACCATCATCAGTGTGTTATCAACTTTTTTAGTGTATAAGATGAAAAAGAGGAACAACTGCCAATCCAGAG AGCACCCAAGAGGACAACCTTCATTATGCTGCTTTGAGAAAAATTAG
- the LOC100710782 gene encoding immunoglobulin kappa light chain-like isoform X1, producing the protein MASAHIVFYLICLFLGVIAQKNNMHLSSSAHEEARFISAKSGDSVTLHCYFEQNVAAWFYWYKQTLGETPKLISTFFESKTNVVQIHDPFKNSARFTLDNEKGNNHLIISDLSVSDSATYYCICSYVYASTFLETIIVSVNDSDLKIRALVHQSASETIQPGGSVSLHCMVHTMLSCDGEHSVYWFKDSQDSQPALIYTHGVRNDQCERKANKRTHTCVYNLRMESLNVSHAGIYYCAVASCGHILFGNGTKLDFGGFTVRQDSPALMYFLSAALTLTTIISVLSTFLVYKMKKRNNCQSRADSNANDSVNLESTQEDNLHYAALRKIRTKGARRQTSNTQDECVYSGIK; encoded by the exons ATGGCATCTGCACACATTGTCTTCTATCTGATATGTTTGTTCTTGGGTGTAATTG CTCAGAAGAACAACATGCATTTATCCTCCTCTGCTCATGAAGAAGCACGTTTTATATCAGCTAAATCTGGAGACAGTGTGACTTTACATTGTTACTTTGAACAGAATGTTGCTGCATGGTTTTACTGGTATAAACAAACTTTAGGAGAGACACCAAAACTTATTTCTACCTTCTTTGAGTCAAAAACCAATGTTGTACAAATTCATGATCCATTCAAAAATAGTGCACGCTTCACACTAGATAATGAAAAAGGAAATAATCATTTGATTATCTCAGACTTAAGTGTTTCAGACTCAGCAACTTACTACTGTATATGTTCCTATGTGTACGCGTCAACATTCTTAGAGACCATTATTGTCAGTGTCAATGATTCTGATTTAAAGATAAGAGCTTTAGTTCATCAGTCAGCATCTGAGACCATCCAGCCAGGAGGCTCTGTAAGTCTGCACTGTATGGTGCACACTATGCTGAGCTGTGATGGAGAACACAGTGTTTACTGGTTCAAAGACTCTCAAGACTCTCAACCAGCTCTCATTTACACCCATGGAGTCAGGAATGATCAGTGTGAGAGGAAAGCCAATAAAAGAACACACACCTGTGTCTATAACTTGAGAATGGAGAGCCTGAATGTGTCTCACGCTGGGATCTACTACTGTGCTGTCGCCTCATGTGGACACATACTGTTTGGAAACGGGACCAAGCTGGACTTTGGGG GATTTACAGTTCGGCAAGATTCTCCTGCCCTGATGTATTTCTTAAGCGCAGCTTTAACACTCACCACCATCATCAGTGTGTTATCAACTTTTTTAGTGTATAAGATGAAAAAGAGGAACAACTGCCAATCCAGAG cagaCTCAAACGCAAATGATTCTGTAAATTTAGAG AGCACCCAAGAGGACAACCTTCATTATGCTGCTTTGAGAAAAATTAGGACGAAAGGAGCAAGAAGACAGACGAGCAACACCCAGGATGAATGTGTGTACTCCGGTATAAAGTAA
- the LOC100710782 gene encoding immunoglobulin kappa light chain-like isoform X2, with amino-acid sequence MASAHIVFYLICLFLGVIAQKNNMHLSSSAHEEARFISAKSGDSVTLHCYFEQNVAAWFYWYKQTLGETPKLISTFFESKTNVVQIHDPFKNSARFTLDNEKGNNHLIISDLSVSDSATYYCICSYVYASTFLETIIVSVNDSDLKIRALVHQSASETIQPGGSVSLHCMVHTMLSCDGEHSVYWFKDSQDSQPALIYTHGVRNDQCERKANKRTHTCVYNLRMESLNVSHAGIYYCAVASCGHILFGNGTKLDFGGFTVRQDSPALMYFLSAALTLTTIISVLSTFLVYKMKKRNNCQSRDSNANDSVNLESTQEDNLHYAALRKIRTKGARRQTSNTQDECVYSGIK; translated from the exons ATGGCATCTGCACACATTGTCTTCTATCTGATATGTTTGTTCTTGGGTGTAATTG CTCAGAAGAACAACATGCATTTATCCTCCTCTGCTCATGAAGAAGCACGTTTTATATCAGCTAAATCTGGAGACAGTGTGACTTTACATTGTTACTTTGAACAGAATGTTGCTGCATGGTTTTACTGGTATAAACAAACTTTAGGAGAGACACCAAAACTTATTTCTACCTTCTTTGAGTCAAAAACCAATGTTGTACAAATTCATGATCCATTCAAAAATAGTGCACGCTTCACACTAGATAATGAAAAAGGAAATAATCATTTGATTATCTCAGACTTAAGTGTTTCAGACTCAGCAACTTACTACTGTATATGTTCCTATGTGTACGCGTCAACATTCTTAGAGACCATTATTGTCAGTGTCAATGATTCTGATTTAAAGATAAGAGCTTTAGTTCATCAGTCAGCATCTGAGACCATCCAGCCAGGAGGCTCTGTAAGTCTGCACTGTATGGTGCACACTATGCTGAGCTGTGATGGAGAACACAGTGTTTACTGGTTCAAAGACTCTCAAGACTCTCAACCAGCTCTCATTTACACCCATGGAGTCAGGAATGATCAGTGTGAGAGGAAAGCCAATAAAAGAACACACACCTGTGTCTATAACTTGAGAATGGAGAGCCTGAATGTGTCTCACGCTGGGATCTACTACTGTGCTGTCGCCTCATGTGGACACATACTGTTTGGAAACGGGACCAAGCTGGACTTTGGGG GATTTACAGTTCGGCAAGATTCTCCTGCCCTGATGTATTTCTTAAGCGCAGCTTTAACACTCACCACCATCATCAGTGTGTTATCAACTTTTTTAGTGTATAAGATGAAAAAGAGGAACAACTGCCAATCCAGAG aCTCAAACGCAAATGATTCTGTAAATTTAGAG AGCACCCAAGAGGACAACCTTCATTATGCTGCTTTGAGAAAAATTAGGACGAAAGGAGCAAGAAGACAGACGAGCAACACCCAGGATGAATGTGTGTACTCCGGTATAAAGTAA
- the LOC100711852 gene encoding uncharacterized protein LOC100711852 isoform X5, translating into MVHTMLSCDGEHSVYWFKDSEESQPGLIYTHGVRNDQCERKDNKRTHTCVYNLRMESLNVSHAGIYYCAVASCGHILFGNGTKLDFGGFTDAPALMYFLSAALTLTTIISVLSTFLVYKMKKRNNCQSRADSNANDSVNLESTQEDNLHYAALRKIRTKGARRQTSNTQDECVYSGIK; encoded by the exons ATGGTGCACACTATGCTGAGCTGTGATGGAGAACACAGTGTTTACTGGTTCAAAGACTCTGAAGAATCTCAACCAGGACTCATTTACACCCATGGAGTCAGGAATGATCAGTGTGAGAGGAAAGACAACAAAAGAACACACACCTGTGTCTATAACTTGAGAATGGAGAGCCTGAATGTGTCTCACGCTGGGATCTACTACTGTGCTGTCGCCTCATGTGGACACATACTGTTTGGAAACGGGACCAAGCTGGACTTTGGGG GATTTACAGATGCTCCTGCCCTGATGTATTTCTTAAGCGCAGCTTTAACACTCACCACCATCATCAGCGTGTTATCAACTTTTTTAGTGTATAAGATGAAAAAGAGGAACAACTGCCAATCCAGAG cagaCTCAAACGCAAATGATTCTGTAAATTTAGAG AGTACGCAAGAGGACAACCTTCATTATGCTGCTTTGAGAAAAATTAGGACGAAAGGAGCAAGAAGACAGACGAGCAACACCCAGGATGAATGTGTGTACTCCGGTATAAAGTAA
- the LOC109196213 gene encoding immunoglobulin kappa light chain-like isoform X2, giving the protein MASAHIVLYLICLFLGVIAQKNNMHLSSSVHEEARFISAKSGDSVTLHCYYEQNVAARFYWYKQTLGEKPKLISTFYESETNFVQFHDPFKNSARFRLDNEKGKNYLIISDLSVSDSATYYCICSYVYTSTFLETIIVNVNDLDLNIRALVHQSASETIQPGGSVSLHCMVHTMLSCDGEHSVYWFKDSEDSQPGLIYTHGVRNDQCERKDNKRTHACVYNLTMESLNLSHAGIYYCAVASCGHILFGNGTKLDFGDSPALMYFLSAALTLTTIISMLSTLLVYKMKKRNSCQSRESNANDSVNLEESYAALRKHRTNGARRQRSNTKDKCLYSECLYSCIKYRHQTYNCDF; this is encoded by the exons ATGGCATCTGCACACATTGTCTTGTATCTGATATGTTTGTTCTTGGGTGTAATTG CTCAGAAGAACAACATGCATTTATCCTCCTCTGTTCATGAAGAAGCACGTTTTATATCAGCGAAATCTGGAGACAGTGTGACTTTACATTGTTACTATGAACAGAATGTTGCTGCACGTTTTTACTGGTATAAGCAAACTTTAGGAGAGAAGCCAAAGCTTATTTCTACCTTCTATGAATCGGAAACCAATTTTGTACAATTTCATGATCCATTCAAAAATAGTGCACGCTTCAGACTAGAtaatgaaaaaggaaagaactACTTGATTATCTCAGACTTAAGTGTTTCAGACTCAGCAACTTACTACTGTATATGTTCCTATGTGTACACATCAACATTCTTAGAGACCATTATTGTCAATGTCAATGATTTAGATTTAAACATACGAGCTTTAGTTCATCAGTCAGCATCTGAGACCATCCAGCCAGGAGGCTCTGTAAGTCTGCACTGCATGGTGCACACTATGCTGAGCTGTGATGGAGAACACAGTGTTTACTGGTTCAAAGACTCTGAAGACTCTCAACCAGGACTCATTTACACCCATGGAGTCAGGAATGATCAGTGTGAGAGGAAAGACAACAAAAGAACACACGCCTGTGTCTATAACTTGACAATGGAGAGCCTGAATTTGTCCCACGCTGGGATCTACTACTGTGCTGTCGCCTCATGTGGACACATACTGTTTGGAAACGGGACCAAGCTGGACTTTGGGG ATTCTCCTGCCCTGATGTATTTCTTAAGCGCAGCTTTAACACTCACCACCATCATCAGCATGTTATCAACTTTGTTAGTGTATAAGATGAAAAAGAGGAACAGCTGTCAATCCAGAG AATCAAACGCAAATGATTCTGTAAATTTAGAAGAGAGTTATGCTGCTTTGAGGAAACATAGGACGAACGGAGCAAGAAGACAGAGAAGCAACACCAAGGATAAATGTTTGTACTCTGAATGTTTGTACTCCTGTATTAAGTACAGACACCAGACGTATAATTGTGATTTTTAG
- the LOC100711047 gene encoding immunoglobulin kappa light chain-like has translation MASAHIVFCLICLFLGVIAQRNNMHLSSSVHEEARFISAKSGDRVTLHCYYEQNVAARLYWYKQTLGEKPKCISTFYKSEDYFVKFHGPFNNSARFRLDNEKGKNHLIISDLSVSDSATYYCIYSYWYTSTFLETIIVSVNDSDLNIQALVHQSASGTIQPGGSVSLHCMVHTVLSCDGELSVYWFKDSQPGLIYTHGVRNDQCERKANKRTHTCVYNLTIESLNVSHAGIYYCAVASCGHILFGNGTKLDFGVRQDSPALMYFLSAALTLTTIISVLSTFLVYKMKKRNNCQSRADSNANDSVNLESTQEDNLHYAALRKIRTKGARRQTSNTQDECVYSGIK, from the exons ATGGCATCTGCACACATTGTCTTCTGTCTGATATGTTTGTTCTTGGGTGTAATTG CTCAGAGGAACAACATGCATTTATCCTCCTCTGTTCATGAAGAAGCACGTTTTATATCAGCTAAATCTGGAGACAGAGTAACTTTACATTGTTACTATGAACAGAATGTTGCTGCACGTTTATACTGGTATAAACAAACTTTAGGAGAGAAACCAAAATGTATTTCTACCTTCTATAAGTCAGAAGACTATTTTGTAAAATTTCATGGTCCATTCAACAATAGTGCACGCTTCAGACTAGataatgaaaaaggaaaaaaccatTTGATTATCTCAGACTTAAGTGTTTCAGACTCAGCAACGTACTACTGTATATATTCCTACTGGTACACATCAACGTTCTTAGAGACCATTATTGTCAGTGTCAATGATTCTGATTTAAACATACAAGCTTTAGTTCATCAGTCAGCATCTGGGACCATCCAGCCAGGAGGCTCTGTAAGTCTGCACTGTATGGTGCACACTGTGCTGAGCTGTGATGGAGAACTCAGTGTTTACTGGTTCAAAGACTCTCAACCAGGACTCATTTACACCCATGGAGTCAGGAATGATCAGTGTGAGAGGAAAGCCAACAAAAGAACACACACCTGTGTCTATAACTTGACAATAGAGAGCCTGAATGTGTCTCACGCTGGGATCTACTACTGTGCTGTCGCCTCATGTGGACACATACTTTTTGGAAACGGGACCAAGCTGGACTTTGGGG TTCGGCAAGATTCTCCTGCCCTGATGTATTTCTTAAGTGCAGCTTTAACACTCACCACCATCATCAGTGTGTTATCAACTTTTTTAGTGTATAAGATGAAAAAGAGGAACAACTGCCAATCCAGAG CAGACTCAAACGCAAATGATTCTGTAAATTTAGAG AGCACCCAAGAGGACAACCTTCATTATGCTGCTTTGAGAAAAATTAGGACGAAAGGAGCAAGAAGACAGACGAGCAACACCCAGGATGAATGTGTGTACTCCGGTATAAAGTAA
- the LOC100710782 gene encoding immunoglobulin kappa light chain-like isoform X3, which translates to MASAHIVFYLICLFLGVIAQKNNMHLSSSAHEEARFISAKSGDSVTLHCYFEQNVAAWFYWYKQTLGETPKLISTFFESKTNVVQIHDPFKNSARFTLDNEKGNNHLIISDLSVSDSATYYCICSYVYASTFLETIIVSVNDSDLKIRALVHQSASETIQPGGSVSLHCMVHTMLSCDGEHSVYWFKDSQDSQPALIYTHGVRNDQCERKANKRTHTCVYNLRMESLNVSHAGIYYCAVASCGHILFGNGTKLDFGVRQDSPALMYFLSAALTLTTIISVLSTFLVYKMKKRNNCQSRADSNANDSVNLESTQEDNLHYAALRKIRTKGARRQTSNTQDECVYSGIK; encoded by the exons ATGGCATCTGCACACATTGTCTTCTATCTGATATGTTTGTTCTTGGGTGTAATTG CTCAGAAGAACAACATGCATTTATCCTCCTCTGCTCATGAAGAAGCACGTTTTATATCAGCTAAATCTGGAGACAGTGTGACTTTACATTGTTACTTTGAACAGAATGTTGCTGCATGGTTTTACTGGTATAAACAAACTTTAGGAGAGACACCAAAACTTATTTCTACCTTCTTTGAGTCAAAAACCAATGTTGTACAAATTCATGATCCATTCAAAAATAGTGCACGCTTCACACTAGATAATGAAAAAGGAAATAATCATTTGATTATCTCAGACTTAAGTGTTTCAGACTCAGCAACTTACTACTGTATATGTTCCTATGTGTACGCGTCAACATTCTTAGAGACCATTATTGTCAGTGTCAATGATTCTGATTTAAAGATAAGAGCTTTAGTTCATCAGTCAGCATCTGAGACCATCCAGCCAGGAGGCTCTGTAAGTCTGCACTGTATGGTGCACACTATGCTGAGCTGTGATGGAGAACACAGTGTTTACTGGTTCAAAGACTCTCAAGACTCTCAACCAGCTCTCATTTACACCCATGGAGTCAGGAATGATCAGTGTGAGAGGAAAGCCAATAAAAGAACACACACCTGTGTCTATAACTTGAGAATGGAGAGCCTGAATGTGTCTCACGCTGGGATCTACTACTGTGCTGTCGCCTCATGTGGACACATACTGTTTGGAAACGGGACCAAGCTGGACTTTGGGG TTCGGCAAGATTCTCCTGCCCTGATGTATTTCTTAAGCGCAGCTTTAACACTCACCACCATCATCAGTGTGTTATCAACTTTTTTAGTGTATAAGATGAAAAAGAGGAACAACTGCCAATCCAGAG cagaCTCAAACGCAAATGATTCTGTAAATTTAGAG AGCACCCAAGAGGACAACCTTCATTATGCTGCTTTGAGAAAAATTAGGACGAAAGGAGCAAGAAGACAGACGAGCAACACCCAGGATGAATGTGTGTACTCCGGTATAAAGTAA
- the LOC100710782 gene encoding immunoglobulin kappa light chain-like isoform X4: protein MASAHIVFYLICLFLGVIAQKNNMHLSSSAHEEARFISAKSGDSVTLHCYFEQNVAAWFYWYKQTLGETPKLISTFFESKTNVVQIHDPFKNSARFTLDNEKGNNHLIISDLSVSDSATYYCICSYVYASTFLETIIVSVNDSDLKIRALVHQSASETIQPGGSVSLHCMVHTMLSCDGEHSVYWFKDSQDSQPALIYTHGVRNDQCERKANKRTHTCVYNLRMESLNVSHAGIYYCAVASCGHILFGNGTKLDFGVRQDSPALMYFLSAALTLTTIISVLSTFLVYKMKKRNNCQSRDSNANDSVNLESTQEDNLHYAALRKIRTKGARRQTSNTQDECVYSGIK, encoded by the exons ATGGCATCTGCACACATTGTCTTCTATCTGATATGTTTGTTCTTGGGTGTAATTG CTCAGAAGAACAACATGCATTTATCCTCCTCTGCTCATGAAGAAGCACGTTTTATATCAGCTAAATCTGGAGACAGTGTGACTTTACATTGTTACTTTGAACAGAATGTTGCTGCATGGTTTTACTGGTATAAACAAACTTTAGGAGAGACACCAAAACTTATTTCTACCTTCTTTGAGTCAAAAACCAATGTTGTACAAATTCATGATCCATTCAAAAATAGTGCACGCTTCACACTAGATAATGAAAAAGGAAATAATCATTTGATTATCTCAGACTTAAGTGTTTCAGACTCAGCAACTTACTACTGTATATGTTCCTATGTGTACGCGTCAACATTCTTAGAGACCATTATTGTCAGTGTCAATGATTCTGATTTAAAGATAAGAGCTTTAGTTCATCAGTCAGCATCTGAGACCATCCAGCCAGGAGGCTCTGTAAGTCTGCACTGTATGGTGCACACTATGCTGAGCTGTGATGGAGAACACAGTGTTTACTGGTTCAAAGACTCTCAAGACTCTCAACCAGCTCTCATTTACACCCATGGAGTCAGGAATGATCAGTGTGAGAGGAAAGCCAATAAAAGAACACACACCTGTGTCTATAACTTGAGAATGGAGAGCCTGAATGTGTCTCACGCTGGGATCTACTACTGTGCTGTCGCCTCATGTGGACACATACTGTTTGGAAACGGGACCAAGCTGGACTTTGGGG TTCGGCAAGATTCTCCTGCCCTGATGTATTTCTTAAGCGCAGCTTTAACACTCACCACCATCATCAGTGTGTTATCAACTTTTTTAGTGTATAAGATGAAAAAGAGGAACAACTGCCAATCCAGAG aCTCAAACGCAAATGATTCTGTAAATTTAGAG AGCACCCAAGAGGACAACCTTCATTATGCTGCTTTGAGAAAAATTAGGACGAAAGGAGCAAGAAGACAGACGAGCAACACCCAGGATGAATGTGTGTACTCCGGTATAAAGTAA
- the LOC109196213 gene encoding immunoglobulin kappa light chain-like isoform X1 has protein sequence MASAHIVLYLICLFLGVIAQKNNMHLSSSVHEEARFISAKSGDSVTLHCYYEQNVAARFYWYKQTLGEKPKLISTFYESETNFVQFHDPFKNSARFRLDNEKGKNYLIISDLSVSDSATYYCICSYVYTSTFLETIIVNVNDLDLNIRALVHQSASETIQPGGSVSLHCMVHTMLSCDGEHSVYWFKDSEDSQPGLIYTHGVRNDQCERKDNKRTHACVYNLTMESLNLSHAGIYYCAVASCGHILFGNGTKLDFGGFTDSPALMYFLSAALTLTTIISMLSTLLVYKMKKRNSCQSRESNANDSVNLEESYAALRKHRTNGARRQRSNTKDKCLYSECLYSCIKYRHQTYNCDF, from the exons ATGGCATCTGCACACATTGTCTTGTATCTGATATGTTTGTTCTTGGGTGTAATTG CTCAGAAGAACAACATGCATTTATCCTCCTCTGTTCATGAAGAAGCACGTTTTATATCAGCGAAATCTGGAGACAGTGTGACTTTACATTGTTACTATGAACAGAATGTTGCTGCACGTTTTTACTGGTATAAGCAAACTTTAGGAGAGAAGCCAAAGCTTATTTCTACCTTCTATGAATCGGAAACCAATTTTGTACAATTTCATGATCCATTCAAAAATAGTGCACGCTTCAGACTAGAtaatgaaaaaggaaagaactACTTGATTATCTCAGACTTAAGTGTTTCAGACTCAGCAACTTACTACTGTATATGTTCCTATGTGTACACATCAACATTCTTAGAGACCATTATTGTCAATGTCAATGATTTAGATTTAAACATACGAGCTTTAGTTCATCAGTCAGCATCTGAGACCATCCAGCCAGGAGGCTCTGTAAGTCTGCACTGCATGGTGCACACTATGCTGAGCTGTGATGGAGAACACAGTGTTTACTGGTTCAAAGACTCTGAAGACTCTCAACCAGGACTCATTTACACCCATGGAGTCAGGAATGATCAGTGTGAGAGGAAAGACAACAAAAGAACACACGCCTGTGTCTATAACTTGACAATGGAGAGCCTGAATTTGTCCCACGCTGGGATCTACTACTGTGCTGTCGCCTCATGTGGACACATACTGTTTGGAAACGGGACCAAGCTGGACTTTGGGG GATTTACAGATTCTCCTGCCCTGATGTATTTCTTAAGCGCAGCTTTAACACTCACCACCATCATCAGCATGTTATCAACTTTGTTAGTGTATAAGATGAAAAAGAGGAACAGCTGTCAATCCAGAG AATCAAACGCAAATGATTCTGTAAATTTAGAAGAGAGTTATGCTGCTTTGAGGAAACATAGGACGAACGGAGCAAGAAGACAGAGAAGCAACACCAAGGATAAATGTTTGTACTCTGAATGTTTGTACTCCTGTATTAAGTACAGACACCAGACGTATAATTGTGATTTTTAG